The Gordonia sp. KTR9 genome contains a region encoding:
- a CDS encoding DUF2470 domain-containing protein, whose translation MTRTTTDRPTDAEMIQTACRRVGSAILAIEGADATPIEVVHLFESQAFVLVPTTGDAMRAVDEAEGVPAMLEVTDWAPIDLRERVRSVIWLNGTLHEVPRDLERDLAIEIAAEHPDDGLLDIGHGASMLRLQVDTAVIASSDGAASVPATELADADPDPFWEHEGSWLEHLDTDHADIVGQLVRKLPADLRTGRVRPLGLDRFGIRFRIEGLDGDSDVRLPFARPVSDVFELSRALRNLAGCPFLNSMPD comes from the coding sequence ATGACGAGAACGACGACCGACCGCCCGACGGATGCCGAGATGATCCAGACGGCCTGTCGTCGGGTCGGTTCCGCCATCCTGGCCATCGAGGGTGCCGACGCCACCCCGATCGAGGTCGTCCACCTCTTCGAGTCCCAGGCGTTCGTCCTCGTCCCGACCACCGGTGATGCCATGCGGGCAGTCGACGAGGCCGAGGGCGTGCCCGCGATGCTCGAGGTGACCGACTGGGCGCCCATCGACCTGCGCGAACGCGTGCGGTCGGTGATCTGGCTGAACGGCACCCTGCACGAGGTCCCGCGCGACCTGGAACGTGACCTGGCGATCGAGATCGCCGCCGAACACCCCGACGACGGGCTGCTCGACATCGGGCACGGCGCATCGATGTTGCGACTGCAGGTCGACACCGCGGTGATCGCCTCGTCGGACGGTGCGGCCTCGGTGCCTGCCACCGAACTCGCCGATGCCGACCCCGACCCGTTCTGGGAGCACGAGGGCAGCTGGCTCGAGCACCTCGACACCGACCACGCCGACATCGTCGGCCAGCTGGTCCGCAAACTCCCCGCCGACCTGCGCACCGGACGGGTGCGGCCGCTCGGGCTCGATCGATTCGGCATCCGCTTCCGCATCGAGGGACTCGATGGCGACTCCGACGTCCGGCTCCCCTTCGCCCGTCCGGTCTCCGACGTGTTCGAACTCTCACGCGCGCTGCGCAACCTCGCGGGTTGCCCCTTCCTGAACTCGATGCCCGACTGA